A window of the Myxococcus fulvus genome harbors these coding sequences:
- a CDS encoding M23 family metallopeptidase, whose product MRFSPLCALAALLAVTSSEAAVRYEIKNRRIEPRQTLAGALHEAQLPDAQVTAVISALEGVFDFRRSRVGDQFRIVLRDGELDFFDYRQSLVDEWQVRRDGEKFVGSKRAIEVEKQVSVVSLEIQTSLYEAAVDSGEDPAIGMVLADVFAWDIDFYRDVRKGDTARALVEKFVSKGRVLRYGEVLAAQYQGGLVGPKKVYRYVLPDGQPNYFQEDGASAKKTFLKSPLKYAHVTSKFGSRFHPVLQYLKNHNGVDYGTPIGTPVWAVADGTVTQAGWAGAAGNMVVLRHANGFETQYMHLSKLGEGVRVGARVSQKQVIAYSGNTGRSTGPHLHFGMKRGGSYTNPLNQQFPRADPLPKQLLPDFLAKAQDLASQMEAVSVAAVAGQAPAAP is encoded by the coding sequence ATGCGATTCTCCCCCCTCTGTGCCCTGGCCGCCCTGCTGGCGGTGACCTCCTCGGAGGCCGCCGTCCGGTATGAAATCAAGAACCGCCGGATTGAACCGCGCCAGACGCTGGCGGGCGCGCTGCATGAAGCGCAGCTCCCGGACGCGCAGGTGACGGCCGTCATCTCCGCGCTCGAAGGCGTGTTCGACTTCCGCCGCTCCCGCGTCGGAGACCAGTTCCGCATCGTCCTGCGCGACGGGGAGCTGGACTTCTTCGACTACCGCCAGAGCCTGGTGGACGAGTGGCAGGTGCGCCGCGACGGCGAGAAGTTCGTCGGCAGCAAGCGCGCGATTGAGGTGGAGAAGCAGGTGTCCGTGGTGTCGCTCGAAATCCAGACGTCGCTCTACGAGGCGGCGGTGGACTCGGGGGAGGACCCGGCCATCGGCATGGTGCTGGCGGACGTGTTCGCCTGGGACATCGACTTCTACCGCGACGTGCGCAAGGGCGACACGGCCCGGGCGCTGGTGGAGAAGTTCGTCTCCAAGGGCCGCGTGCTGCGCTACGGCGAGGTGCTCGCCGCGCAGTACCAGGGCGGGCTCGTGGGCCCCAAGAAGGTCTACCGGTACGTGCTGCCGGACGGCCAGCCCAACTACTTCCAGGAGGACGGCGCGAGCGCCAAGAAGACCTTCCTCAAGAGCCCGCTGAAGTACGCGCACGTCACCAGCAAGTTCGGCTCGCGCTTCCACCCGGTGCTCCAGTACCTGAAGAACCACAACGGCGTGGACTACGGCACGCCCATCGGCACGCCGGTGTGGGCGGTGGCGGACGGCACCGTGACGCAGGCCGGGTGGGCCGGCGCCGCGGGCAACATGGTGGTGCTGCGCCACGCCAACGGCTTCGAGACCCAGTACATGCACCTGTCCAAGCTGGGCGAGGGCGTGCGCGTGGGCGCCCGCGTCAGCCAGAAGCAGGTCATCGCCTACTCGGGCAACACCGGCCGCTCCACCGGGCCGCACCTGCACTTCGGCATGAAGCGCGGCGGCAGCTACACCAACCCGCTCAACCAGCAGTTCCCCCGCGCGGACCCGCTGCCCAAGCAGCTCTTGCCGGACTTCCTCGCCAAGGCGCAGGACCTGGCCTCGCAGATGGAGGCCGTCTCCGTGGCCGCCGTCGCGGGACAGGCCCCGGCCGCGCCCTGA
- a CDS encoding ABC transporter permease, producing MRLFVAGIVILLLALGSLLIGVGDVSWHALVTPSPDEQALQLLVISRIPRLLAVMLVGTSLGVAGLLLQMLVRNRFVEPSTAGSAESASLGLMVAAVLAPQLPVVGKMLVAAAFAMGGTALFLLILRRIPLRSVLIVPLVGLVLGSVFDSVTTFYAYRLDLLQSVNAWKTGDFSTILRGRYELLWLTLGLTCCAYVAADRFTVAGMGESFTTNLGMNYTRIMGLGLLIVSLVTAMVVVTVGMVPFLGLLVPNLVSLFTGDNARKAIPWVAVGGAGFVLLCDILGRVVRFPYEIPGATIAGVLGSVLFLYVLLRRDARVG from the coding sequence ATGCGCCTCTTCGTCGCCGGCATCGTCATCCTCCTCCTGGCGCTGGGCAGCCTGCTCATCGGCGTCGGTGACGTGTCGTGGCATGCGCTCGTCACGCCGAGCCCCGACGAGCAGGCGCTCCAGCTCCTGGTCATCAGCCGCATCCCCCGGCTGCTGGCGGTGATGCTGGTGGGCACGTCGCTGGGCGTGGCGGGGCTGCTGTTGCAGATGCTCGTGCGCAACCGCTTCGTGGAGCCCTCCACCGCCGGCTCCGCCGAGTCCGCGAGCCTGGGGCTGATGGTCGCCGCCGTCCTGGCGCCTCAGCTCCCCGTGGTGGGCAAGATGCTGGTGGCGGCCGCGTTCGCGATGGGGGGCACCGCGCTGTTCCTGCTCATCCTGCGCCGCATCCCGCTGCGCTCGGTGCTCATCGTCCCGCTGGTGGGGCTGGTGCTGGGCAGCGTCTTCGACTCCGTCACGACCTTCTATGCGTACCGGTTGGATTTGCTCCAGTCGGTCAACGCGTGGAAGACGGGGGACTTCTCCACCATCCTGCGCGGGCGCTACGAGCTGCTCTGGCTGACGTTGGGGCTGACGTGCTGCGCGTATGTCGCGGCGGACCGCTTCACCGTCGCGGGCATGGGCGAGTCGTTCACCACCAACCTGGGGATGAACTACACGCGCATCATGGGGCTGGGCCTGCTCATCGTCTCGCTCGTCACCGCCATGGTCGTCGTGACGGTGGGCATGGTGCCGTTCCTGGGCCTGCTGGTCCCCAACCTGGTCAGCCTGTTCACGGGCGACAACGCGCGGAAGGCGATTCCCTGGGTGGCCGTGGGAGGCGCGGGCTTCGTGCTCCTGTGTGACATCCTCGGCCGGGTGGTGCGCTTCCCGTATGAAATCCCGGGGGCCACCATCGCCGGGGTGCTGGGCAGCGTGCTCTTCCTCTACGTGCTGTTGAGGAGGGACGCCCGTGTCGGTTGA
- a CDS encoding glycogen/starch/alpha-glucan phosphorylase: MASPASSSPQQRPAATSTSTADDGGRTGRDASSMRRSFLDHVRYSRGKNYETSTAHDRFMALSLAVRDRLADRWVRTARTYYEKDAKRAYYLSAEYLLGRALGNNLLNLGMHDAAAEAMREVGVDLTNLLEMEPDAGLGNGGLGRLAACFLDSLATLGYPGMGYGIRYEFGIFTQDIVDGYQVERADEWLKFGNPWEIVRPEKAVPVRFFGRVEHHQGPDGKPVARWVGGKTVVGVPYDTPIAGYHNDTVNTLRLWQARASEEFDLLLFNAGDYERSVVEKNDSEVISKVLYPNDAFQAGKELRLKQQYFFVACSIADIVRRYLKNHTDFRDFPKKAAIQLNDTHPAIGVAELMRVLVDEKRLGWEEAWSITQAVFGYTNHTLLAEAMEKWPATLFERLLPRHLELIYEINQRFLRQVQIRYPYDQEKLRRMSLVEEGPEKKIRMAHLAVVGSHSINGVAALHTDLLRRDVLPDFAAMYPERFNNKTNGVTPRRWLAWCNPRLSKLITSRIGEGWATNLDKLRELEPHAEDPAFRKAFREVKRANKEDLSRHIQDLRSVRLNPEAIFDVQIKRLHEYKRQLLDAVHIVALWMRARRDPSTIIHPRAFLFGAKAAPGYHLAKLTIRLINGIAEVVNSDAGTTGLQVVFAPNYRVSLAERIIPAADVSEQISTAGMEASGTGNMKLMLNGALTLGTLDGANVEIREAVGDENFFLFGLTADEVIARKRAGYRPRDEYEKNLELREALDLISTGFFSPEDRGLYKPLVDSLLEEDRYLVLADFASYAAKQDEVVRAYQDADTWARKCIINVARAGIFSSDRTIKQYAEEIWRIQQTPVEP, encoded by the coding sequence ATGGCCTCTCCCGCCTCTTCCTCCCCGCAGCAGCGCCCCGCCGCCACGTCCACGTCCACGGCGGACGATGGGGGCCGCACCGGGCGCGACGCTTCGTCCATGCGCCGCTCGTTCCTGGACCACGTGCGCTACTCGCGCGGGAAGAACTACGAGACGTCCACCGCGCATGACCGCTTCATGGCGTTGTCCCTGGCGGTGCGCGACAGGCTGGCGGACCGCTGGGTGCGCACGGCCCGCACGTACTACGAGAAGGACGCCAAGCGCGCCTACTACCTGTCCGCGGAGTACCTGCTGGGTCGGGCGTTGGGCAACAACCTGTTGAATCTGGGCATGCACGACGCGGCCGCCGAGGCCATGCGGGAAGTGGGGGTGGACCTCACCAACCTGCTGGAGATGGAGCCGGACGCGGGCCTGGGCAACGGCGGCCTGGGGCGGCTGGCGGCGTGCTTCCTGGATTCGCTGGCGACGCTCGGCTACCCCGGCATGGGGTACGGCATCCGCTACGAGTTCGGCATCTTCACGCAGGACATCGTGGACGGCTACCAGGTGGAGCGCGCCGACGAGTGGCTGAAGTTCGGCAACCCGTGGGAGATCGTCCGGCCGGAGAAGGCGGTGCCGGTGCGCTTCTTCGGGCGCGTGGAGCACCACCAGGGCCCGGACGGCAAGCCGGTGGCGCGCTGGGTGGGCGGCAAGACGGTGGTGGGCGTGCCGTACGACACGCCCATCGCGGGCTACCACAACGACACGGTGAACACGCTGCGGCTGTGGCAGGCGAGAGCGTCCGAGGAGTTCGACCTCTTGCTCTTCAACGCGGGCGACTACGAGCGCTCCGTGGTGGAGAAGAACGACTCGGAGGTCATCTCCAAGGTCCTCTACCCCAACGACGCGTTCCAGGCGGGCAAGGAGCTGCGGCTCAAGCAGCAGTACTTCTTCGTCGCGTGCTCCATCGCGGACATCGTCCGGCGATACCTGAAGAACCACACCGACTTCAGGGACTTCCCCAAGAAGGCGGCCATCCAGCTCAACGACACGCACCCGGCCATCGGCGTGGCGGAGCTGATGCGCGTGCTGGTGGACGAGAAGCGGCTGGGCTGGGAGGAGGCCTGGTCGATTACGCAGGCGGTGTTCGGCTACACCAACCACACGCTCCTGGCGGAGGCGATGGAGAAGTGGCCGGCGACGTTGTTCGAGCGGCTGCTGCCGCGCCACCTGGAGCTCATCTACGAAATCAACCAGCGCTTCCTGCGCCAGGTGCAGATCCGCTACCCCTATGACCAGGAGAAGCTCAGGCGGATGAGCCTGGTGGAGGAGGGGCCGGAGAAGAAGATTCGCATGGCCCACCTGGCGGTGGTGGGCAGCCACAGCATCAACGGCGTGGCGGCGCTGCACACGGACCTGCTGCGCCGGGACGTGCTGCCGGACTTCGCGGCGATGTACCCGGAGCGCTTCAACAACAAGACGAACGGCGTGACGCCGCGCCGGTGGCTGGCGTGGTGCAACCCGCGGCTGTCCAAGCTGATTACCTCCCGCATCGGCGAGGGCTGGGCGACGAACCTGGACAAGCTGCGCGAGCTGGAGCCGCACGCGGAGGACCCCGCGTTCCGCAAGGCGTTCCGCGAGGTGAAGCGCGCCAACAAGGAGGACCTGTCGCGGCACATCCAGGACCTCCGCTCGGTGCGGCTCAACCCGGAGGCCATCTTCGACGTGCAGATCAAACGCCTGCACGAGTACAAGCGCCAGCTCCTGGACGCGGTGCACATCGTCGCGCTGTGGATGCGGGCGCGCAGGGACCCGAGCACCATCATCCACCCGCGCGCGTTCCTGTTCGGCGCCAAGGCGGCGCCGGGCTACCACCTGGCCAAGCTGACCATCCGGCTCATCAACGGAATCGCCGAGGTGGTCAACAGCGACGCGGGGACGACGGGGCTGCAGGTCGTCTTCGCGCCCAACTACCGGGTGAGCCTGGCCGAGCGCATCATCCCGGCCGCGGACGTGTCCGAGCAGATTTCGACGGCGGGCATGGAGGCGTCCGGCACGGGCAACATGAAGCTGATGCTCAACGGCGCGCTGACGCTGGGCACGCTGGACGGCGCCAACGTGGAGATTCGCGAGGCGGTGGGCGACGAGAACTTCTTCCTCTTCGGCCTCACCGCGGACGAGGTCATCGCCAGGAAGCGCGCCGGCTACCGGCCGCGCGACGAGTACGAGAAGAACCTGGAGCTGCGCGAGGCGCTGGACCTCATCTCCACCGGCTTCTTCTCCCCGGAGGACCGCGGCCTCTACAAGCCCCTGGTGGACAGCCTCCTGGAGGAGGACCGCTACCTGGTGCTGGCGGACTTCGCGTCCTACGCGGCCAAGCAGGACGAGGTGGTGCGCGCCTACCAGGACGCGGACACCTGGGCGCGCAAGTGCATCATCAACGTCGCCCGCGCCGGCATCTTCTCCTCCGACCGCACCATCAAGCAGTACGCGGAGGAGATCTGGCGCATCCAGCAGACCCCCGTGGAGCCGTAG
- a CDS encoding DUF2378 family protein, translating into MAFPKNDLDQRLALVRPEDTVRGLIFNAVLMLAERQLGPDSAARLREPLFKRSPVDFFSYSAVDAIRLLYATSEALEKAGRYPTQEDAVRACGAAAVTGFFSSTVGQTLTRLIGKGDPKRLLSNAPTAYSTLVSYGRREYTVLHERHVRLSFQGDMQPVQFHEGVLQEALKAIQCNGRVVGTPHGYFAADYDITWES; encoded by the coding sequence ATGGCCTTCCCGAAGAATGACTTGGACCAGCGCCTGGCGCTGGTTCGGCCGGAAGACACGGTCCGCGGCCTCATCTTCAACGCGGTGCTGATGCTCGCCGAGCGGCAGCTGGGCCCGGACTCCGCCGCGCGCCTGCGCGAGCCGCTCTTCAAGCGCTCACCGGTGGACTTCTTCTCCTATTCCGCCGTGGACGCCATCCGGTTGCTGTACGCCACGTCGGAGGCGCTGGAGAAGGCGGGCCGCTACCCCACGCAGGAGGACGCGGTGCGCGCGTGCGGCGCCGCCGCCGTCACCGGGTTCTTCTCCTCCACGGTGGGCCAGACGCTCACGCGGCTGATCGGCAAGGGAGACCCCAAGCGCCTCTTGTCCAACGCGCCCACGGCCTATTCCACGTTGGTCAGCTACGGGCGCCGGGAATACACCGTGTTGCACGAGCGCCACGTGCGCCTGTCCTTCCAGGGCGACATGCAGCCGGTGCAGTTCCACGAGGGCGTGTTGCAGGAGGCCCTCAAGGCCATCCAGTGCAACGGCCGCGTCGTGGGCACGCCCCACGGCTACTTCGCGGCGGACTACGACATCACCTGGGAGTCGTAG
- a CDS encoding siderophore ABC transporter substrate-binding protein → MSTSDKRSFLPFAILGVVAVLAVIGVVVKLQQPSAEVVTAPAVEPASGAKAATVTVQHARGESVVPLNPRRVVVFDLAALDILQALGVDAVVGVAGDQFPLHLAPFADAKYPRIGTLFEPNYEAINAARPDLIITGGRSSAKYDSLSRIAPTVDVPMGGARYIDTVVANTELLARIFGKEEKARELVDGLRQSLAKLKETTASRGKGLVVLVTGGRISAFGPGSRFGVVHEDFGVPMAADGLKASLHGEAIGSEFIREKNPDWLFVIDRDASMGQQGGAKQVLDNELVRQTTAWTKGQVVYLDPLNAYLIGGGIQAVGLLRDQVAQAYATPAP, encoded by the coding sequence GTGAGCACTTCTGACAAGCGTTCGTTCCTTCCCTTCGCGATTCTCGGTGTCGTCGCCGTGCTGGCCGTCATCGGCGTGGTGGTGAAGCTCCAGCAGCCCTCTGCGGAGGTCGTCACGGCGCCGGCGGTGGAGCCCGCGTCCGGCGCGAAGGCGGCCACCGTCACCGTCCAGCACGCGCGAGGGGAGTCCGTGGTCCCCTTGAATCCGCGGCGGGTGGTGGTGTTCGACCTGGCGGCCCTGGACATCCTCCAGGCGCTGGGCGTGGACGCGGTGGTGGGCGTGGCGGGGGACCAGTTCCCGCTGCACCTGGCCCCGTTCGCGGACGCGAAGTATCCGCGCATCGGCACGCTCTTCGAGCCGAACTACGAGGCCATCAACGCCGCGCGCCCGGACCTCATCATCACCGGCGGCCGCTCCAGCGCGAAGTACGACAGCCTGTCGCGCATCGCCCCCACGGTGGACGTGCCCATGGGCGGCGCGCGCTACATCGACACCGTGGTCGCCAACACCGAGTTGCTCGCGCGCATCTTCGGCAAGGAGGAGAAGGCGCGTGAGCTGGTGGACGGCCTGCGCCAGTCGCTCGCGAAGCTGAAGGAGACGACGGCCAGCCGGGGCAAGGGCCTGGTGGTGCTCGTCACCGGCGGGCGCATCAGCGCCTTCGGGCCGGGCTCGCGCTTCGGCGTGGTGCATGAGGACTTCGGCGTGCCCATGGCCGCGGACGGGCTCAAGGCGTCGCTGCACGGCGAGGCCATCGGCTCGGAGTTCATCCGCGAGAAGAACCCGGACTGGCTCTTCGTCATCGACCGCGACGCGAGCATGGGGCAGCAGGGCGGGGCGAAGCAGGTGCTCGACAACGAGCTGGTGCGCCAGACGACGGCGTGGACGAAGGGGCAGGTCGTCTACCTGGACCCGCTCAACGCATACCTCATCGGCGGTGGCATCCAGGCGGTGGGCCTGTTGCGAGACCAGGTGGCCCAGGCGTACGCCACGCCCGCTCCCTGA
- a CDS encoding ABC transporter ATP-binding protein, translated as MIEAKNVTKRYGGSLVVDDVTLTLPVGGITSIIGPNGAGKSTLLSMISRVMPMSSGVVLVDGLDVRTTPGDVLARKLAILRQDNHLTSRLTVRELVTFGRYPHSKGRPTVVDREHVERAIQHMGLEALSERFLDELSGGQRQRAFVAMVLCQDTDHVLLDEPLNGLDLKHSVAMMKQLRTAVDSLKKSIVMVLHDLNFASCYSDHLIAMRDGKVAFQGRPQDIMRPDILRAVYDLDISIQCIDGDWIATHYR; from the coding sequence ATGATCGAGGCGAAGAACGTCACCAAGCGCTACGGCGGCTCGCTCGTGGTCGACGACGTGACGCTGACGCTGCCCGTGGGCGGAATCACCTCCATCATCGGGCCCAACGGCGCGGGCAAGTCCACGCTGCTGTCGATGATCAGCCGGGTGATGCCCATGTCCTCGGGCGTGGTGCTGGTGGACGGGCTGGATGTGCGCACCACGCCGGGGGACGTGCTCGCCCGGAAGCTGGCCATCCTGCGCCAGGACAACCACCTGACGTCGCGGCTGACGGTGCGGGAGCTGGTGACGTTCGGCCGCTACCCGCACTCCAAGGGGCGGCCCACGGTGGTGGACCGCGAGCACGTGGAGCGGGCCATCCAGCACATGGGGTTGGAGGCGCTCTCCGAGCGGTTCCTGGACGAGCTGTCCGGTGGTCAGCGCCAGCGCGCCTTCGTGGCCATGGTGCTCTGCCAGGACACGGACCACGTGCTGCTGGACGAGCCGCTCAACGGCCTGGATTTGAAGCACTCGGTGGCGATGATGAAGCAGCTGCGCACCGCGGTGGACTCGCTGAAGAAGAGCATCGTCATGGTGCTGCACGACCTCAACTTCGCGTCGTGCTACTCGGACCACCTCATCGCCATGCGCGACGGCAAGGTGGCTTTCCAGGGACGCCCCCAGGACATCATGCGGCCCGACATCCTGCGGGCCGTGTACGACTTGGACATCAGCATCCAGTGCATCGATGGTGACTGGATTGCCACGCACTACCGCTGA
- a CDS encoding iron chelate uptake ABC transporter family permease subunit, which yields MSVESLVVARRPERTLFILGGVMVGVAVLFLLFGASGQWDFVLPFRGRKLATALLVGYAIAVSTVLFQTVSGNRVLTPAILGFDNLYVFIQTCLLYFLGSGKAASLDPRLQFGVEVLIMVAFSAVLFWGLFGGGGRSLHLVLLTGVVLGVLFRSLASFLQRLIDPNEFIFLQDRFFASFNNPDQELLVVAFVLTLGVSVVGLRMLKTFDVLVLGRETAINLGVDHQRTAAIILVLVAILVSVSSALVGPVTFFGLLVSNLAHTLVRTYRHALVLPAAALIAGVCLVAGQFVLEQVFQFNTSPRVIIDFVGGLVFIGMLMRRAPV from the coding sequence GTGTCGGTTGAGAGCCTGGTGGTGGCGCGGCGCCCGGAGCGCACGCTGTTCATCCTGGGCGGGGTGATGGTGGGCGTGGCCGTGCTGTTCCTGCTCTTCGGCGCGAGCGGCCAGTGGGACTTCGTGCTGCCCTTCCGCGGGCGCAAGCTGGCGACGGCGCTGCTGGTGGGCTACGCCATCGCGGTCTCCACGGTGTTGTTCCAGACGGTATCGGGCAACCGGGTGCTGACGCCCGCCATCCTCGGGTTCGACAACCTCTACGTCTTCATCCAGACGTGCCTGCTCTACTTCCTGGGCTCCGGCAAGGCGGCGAGCCTGGACCCGAGGCTCCAGTTCGGCGTGGAGGTCCTCATCATGGTGGCCTTCTCGGCCGTCCTGTTCTGGGGGCTCTTCGGCGGGGGAGGGCGCAGCCTGCACCTGGTGCTGCTGACGGGCGTGGTGCTGGGCGTGCTCTTCCGCAGCCTCGCGTCCTTCCTGCAGCGGCTCATCGACCCCAACGAGTTCATCTTCCTCCAGGACCGCTTCTTCGCGAGCTTCAACAACCCGGACCAGGAGCTGCTCGTCGTCGCCTTCGTGCTGACGCTGGGCGTGTCCGTGGTGGGCTTGCGGATGCTCAAGACATTCGACGTGCTGGTGCTGGGGCGGGAGACGGCCATCAACCTGGGCGTGGACCACCAGCGCACGGCGGCCATCATCCTGGTGCTGGTGGCCATCCTGGTGTCGGTGTCGAGCGCGCTGGTGGGGCCCGTCACGTTCTTCGGCCTGCTGGTCTCCAATCTGGCCCACACGCTGGTGCGCACGTACCGTCACGCGCTGGTGCTGCCCGCCGCGGCGCTCATCGCAGGGGTGTGCCTGGTGGCGGGGCAGTTCGTGCTGGAGCAGGTCTTCCAGTTCAACACCAGCCCCCGCGTCATCATCGACTTCGTGGGCGGGCTGGTGTTCATCGGGATGCTGATGAGGAGGGCGCCGGTATGA
- a CDS encoding esterase/lipase family protein encodes MKQQPPLFLAVLAVGVLGVAAPALAAEKTTYPVVFAHGLGGFDDILGYDYWGDDYGVFVGDACDEFLEVSCNGDLNSKQRAFAAAVQPLQSSDVRGLDLANDVEGYLASSGSAYVNLVGHSQGGIDARKAAKVLRERKGYTVVKALVSVSSPHRGSPVAKYILDLGPGITSVLDALFRIYGDVVYGPGNDGYAAVKALIYNDADANDGKTTGAKAFNVANPINASYAAHYASLVTAQSGLSVNPALWLVRQFFFDIDGDGACADDCDNDGAAGRGDGVRNEQDDDGLVGVNSQQMGYRLRYTERFGADLVAQDSALGYVSNINAPSSLQQTSMSSVINQDHVDVIGIGPDTFSEMEFYAAIIDYIAKVD; translated from the coding sequence ATGAAGCAACAGCCGCCGCTGTTCCTGGCAGTCCTGGCCGTGGGTGTACTGGGCGTGGCCGCACCGGCCCTCGCCGCGGAGAAGACGACGTACCCCGTGGTGTTCGCGCATGGGTTGGGTGGGTTCGACGACATCCTCGGGTACGACTACTGGGGTGACGACTACGGCGTCTTCGTCGGGGACGCGTGCGACGAGTTCCTGGAGGTGAGCTGCAACGGGGACCTGAACAGCAAGCAGCGCGCGTTCGCCGCCGCGGTGCAGCCGCTGCAGAGCTCCGACGTGCGCGGGCTGGACCTGGCCAACGACGTGGAGGGCTACCTGGCCTCCTCGGGCTCGGCGTACGTGAATCTGGTGGGCCACTCGCAGGGTGGCATCGACGCGCGCAAGGCGGCGAAGGTGCTGCGCGAGCGCAAGGGCTACACGGTGGTGAAGGCGCTGGTGAGCGTGTCCTCGCCGCACCGGGGCTCACCGGTGGCGAAGTACATCCTGGACCTGGGCCCCGGCATCACCAGCGTGCTGGACGCGCTGTTCCGCATCTACGGCGACGTCGTCTACGGGCCGGGCAATGACGGGTACGCGGCGGTCAAGGCACTCATCTACAACGACGCGGACGCGAACGACGGCAAGACGACGGGTGCCAAGGCCTTCAACGTGGCCAACCCCATCAACGCGTCGTACGCGGCGCACTACGCCTCGCTGGTGACGGCGCAGAGCGGCCTGAGCGTCAACCCGGCGCTGTGGTTGGTGCGTCAGTTCTTCTTCGACATCGACGGGGACGGCGCGTGCGCGGACGACTGCGACAACGACGGCGCCGCGGGCCGGGGCGACGGCGTCCGCAACGAGCAGGATGACGACGGCCTGGTGGGCGTCAACTCGCAGCAGATGGGCTACCGCCTGCGCTACACGGAGCGCTTCGGCGCGGACCTGGTCGCGCAGGACTCGGCGCTGGGCTACGTCAGCAACATCAACGCTCCCAGCTCGCTCCAGCAGACCTCCATGTCCAGCGTCATCAACCAGGACCACGTGGACGTCATCGGCATCGGCCCCGACACGTTCAGCGAGATGGAGTTCTACGCGGCCATCATCGACTACATCGCCAAGGTCGACTGA